One stretch of Limnohabitans sp. DNA includes these proteins:
- a CDS encoding sulfite exporter TauE/SafE family protein, whose protein sequence is MNFEPLLLVELAVLGLFTGFLAGLLGIGGGMIMVPFLTYFLGARGVSADLAVKMAIATSMATIIFTSVSSVRAHHQKKAVRWDLVKGLAPGIVIGSLLGSLTIFSFVKGSYLALFFALFVGFSATQMFLDKKPAPSRQVPGLQGLMGAGGLIGLLSGLVGAGGGFISVPFMTWCNVAIHHAVATSAALGFPIALANVVGYIFSGQGVQNLPADSFGYLWLPALVVIAICSVLMAPVGAATAHKLPVKQLKRIFASVLYLLAAYMFYKGFSA, encoded by the coding sequence ATGAACTTTGAACCCCTGTTGCTGGTCGAGTTGGCTGTTCTGGGCCTTTTCACAGGCTTTTTGGCGGGCCTGCTGGGCATTGGGGGGGGCATGATCATGGTGCCATTTCTCACGTACTTTTTGGGCGCACGCGGTGTCAGTGCTGATCTGGCGGTAAAAATGGCCATTGCCACCTCCATGGCCACCATCATCTTTACCTCGGTGTCCAGCGTGCGTGCCCATCACCAGAAAAAGGCTGTGCGATGGGATTTGGTCAAAGGTTTGGCACCGGGCATCGTCATCGGCAGTTTGCTGGGCAGTTTGACGATTTTTTCCTTTGTCAAAGGCAGCTACCTTGCCTTGTTCTTCGCTTTGTTTGTGGGGTTTTCGGCGACACAAATGTTTCTCGACAAAAAACCTGCCCCTTCACGTCAGGTGCCAGGCTTGCAAGGCCTGATGGGAGCTGGTGGCCTGATTGGTCTGCTTTCGGGCTTGGTCGGTGCTGGTGGGGGCTTCATCAGTGTGCCCTTCATGACTTGGTGCAACGTGGCCATTCATCATGCGGTGGCCACGAGTGCGGCCTTGGGCTTTCCGATTGCCCTGGCCAACGTCGTCGGTTACATCTTCAGTGGTCAGGGCGTGCAAAACCTGCCCGCTGACAGCTTTGGCTACTTGTGGCTTCCTGCTTTGGTGGTGATTGCCATTTGCAGTGTTTTGATGGCTCCGGTCGGCGCCGCAACTGCACACAAACTGCCGGTCAAACAACTCAAGCGCATTTTCGCCAGTGTGCTCTACTTGTTGGCTGCTTATATGTTTTACAAAGGCTTTTCCGCTTGA
- the fnr gene encoding fumarate/nitrate reduction transcriptional regulator Fnr encodes MNPQAIKVACSNCNLRELCMPMGLNDQDLNRLDDLVAVRRKVKRGTALFTNGEKFTSLYAIRTGFFKTCLATEDGRDQVTGFQMAGEIIGLDGIVNDQHSCDAVALEDAEVCVMPFDRIEEISREVTALQHHVHKIMSREIVREHGVMLLLGSMRAEERLAAFLLNLVQRLHARGFSQSELVLRMTREEIGSYLGLKLETVSRTFSKFVEEGTVEVKQRHVRILDAEALQRMVNNNQCH; translated from the coding sequence ATGAATCCCCAAGCCATCAAAGTCGCCTGCTCCAATTGCAACTTGCGGGAGTTGTGCATGCCCATGGGCTTGAACGACCAGGACCTGAACCGCCTGGACGACCTGGTGGCCGTGCGTCGCAAAGTCAAGCGGGGCACTGCATTGTTCACCAACGGCGAAAAGTTCACCTCTCTGTATGCCATCCGTACCGGCTTTTTCAAGACTTGCCTGGCGACCGAAGACGGGCGCGACCAGGTCACAGGCTTTCAGATGGCAGGCGAGATCATTGGCCTGGACGGCATCGTGAACGACCAACACAGCTGCGATGCGGTGGCCCTGGAAGATGCCGAAGTGTGTGTCATGCCTTTTGACCGAATTGAGGAAATCTCACGCGAAGTCACTGCTTTACAACACCACGTGCACAAAATCATGAGCCGCGAGATCGTGCGCGAGCACGGCGTGATGCTGCTGCTGGGCAGCATGCGGGCCGAAGAGCGTCTGGCCGCCTTTTTGCTGAACCTGGTGCAGCGCCTGCATGCGCGCGGGTTTTCGCAGTCCGAGCTGGTCTTGCGCATGACGCGCGAGGAGATCGGCAGTTACCTGGGCCTCAAGCTCGAAACCGTCAGCCGAACCTTTTCCAAATTCGTGGAAGAGGGCACCGTGGAAGTCAAACAGCGGCATGTTCGCATCCTGGATGCCGAGGCCTTGCAGCGTATGGTGAACAACAACCAATGCCATTGA
- the ccoN gene encoding cytochrome-c oxidase, cbb3-type subunit I, whose product MKFANLQATSYNDKVVRQFAIMTVVWGVVGMLVGVIIAAQLAWPALNFGVSWLSYGRLRPLHTNTVIFAFGGCGLFAAAYYVVQRTCNVRLFNDKLAAFTFWGWQLVILLAAISLPLGYTSGKEYAELEWPIDILITLVWVAFAVVFFGTVGTRKVRHIYVANWFFGAFIIAVALLHVVNSAALPVGLMKSYSAYAGVQDAMVQWWYGHNAVGFFLTAGFLGMMYYFIPKQAERPVYSYRLSIVHFWALIFTYMWAGPHHLHYTALPDWTQSIGMVFSLILLAPSWGGMINGIMTLSGAWHKLRDDPILRFLIVSLSFYGMSTFEGPMMSIKTVNALSHYTDWTVGHVHSGALGWVGLVTMGSMYYLIPRLFGQKQMYSVKAIEVHFWIATIGIVIYIAAMWIAGVMQGLMWRAINADGTLTYTFVESVKATYPFYVLRLLGGLLYFGGMLIMLWNTIKTVTQGRSVEVRIPTLAAAHA is encoded by the coding sequence ATGAAGTTTGCCAATTTGCAGGCGACGTCCTACAACGACAAGGTTGTCAGACAGTTCGCCATCATGACGGTGGTTTGGGGTGTGGTGGGCATGCTGGTGGGGGTGATCATTGCTGCCCAGTTGGCATGGCCAGCGTTGAACTTCGGCGTTTCCTGGCTCAGCTATGGCCGCTTGCGGCCCTTGCACACCAACACGGTGATTTTTGCGTTCGGGGGTTGCGGTTTGTTCGCTGCCGCTTATTACGTCGTGCAGCGCACCTGCAACGTGCGTTTGTTCAACGACAAATTGGCTGCTTTCACCTTTTGGGGTTGGCAGTTGGTCATCTTGCTGGCGGCCATCTCCTTGCCTTTGGGTTACACCAGCGGCAAGGAGTACGCCGAACTCGAGTGGCCGATAGACATCCTGATCACCTTGGTCTGGGTGGCATTTGCCGTGGTGTTTTTTGGCACCGTAGGCACCCGCAAGGTCCGTCACATTTATGTGGCCAACTGGTTTTTTGGCGCCTTCATCATTGCTGTGGCCTTGCTGCATGTCGTCAACAGCGCAGCCTTGCCCGTTGGACTGATGAAGTCCTATTCTGCCTATGCCGGAGTGCAGGACGCCATGGTGCAGTGGTGGTATGGCCACAACGCGGTGGGTTTCTTTTTGACGGCAGGTTTTCTGGGCATGATGTATTACTTCATCCCCAAACAGGCCGAGCGCCCTGTGTATTCGTACCGCCTGTCGATCGTGCACTTTTGGGCGCTGATCTTCACCTACATGTGGGCCGGTCCTCACCACCTGCACTACACCGCCTTGCCAGACTGGACCCAGTCGATTGGCATGGTCTTTTCCTTGATCTTGTTGGCGCCAAGTTGGGGCGGCATGATCAACGGCATCATGACCTTGTCGGGCGCTTGGCACAAATTGCGCGACGACCCGATCCTGCGCTTTTTGATCGTGTCACTTTCCTTTTACGGCATGTCGACTTTTGAGGGGCCGATGATGTCCATCAAGACTGTCAACGCTCTGAGCCACTACACCGACTGGACCGTGGGCCATGTGCACTCGGGTGCTTTGGGCTGGGTGGGGCTGGTGACCATGGGTTCCATGTACTACCTGATTCCCCGCCTGTTTGGCCAAAAGCAGATGTACAGCGTCAAAGCCATTGAGGTTCACTTCTGGATCGCCACCATCGGCATCGTGATCTACATCGCCGCCATGTGGATTGCCGGGGTGATGCAGGGGTTGATGTGGCGCGCCATCAACGCCGACGGCACCTTGACCTACACCTTTGTGGAATCGGTCAAAGCCACTTACCCGTTCTATGTGCTGCGTTTGCTGGGTGGTTTGCTGTACTTCGGGGGCATGCTCATCATGCTTTGGAACACCATCAAGACCGTGACCCAAGGCCGTTCGGTTGAAGTCCGAATCCCCACACTTGCAGCAGCCCACGCCTGA
- the ccoO gene encoding cytochrome-c oxidase, cbb3-type subunit II yields MAENPKTGGLSHEKVETNNFLMIVLILVVLLVGGMVEILPLFFQKSTTEPVPGLKPYTALQVAGRDVYLREGCYNCHSQMIRPFRAETLRYGSYSLAGEFVYDRPFQWGSKRTGPDLARVGGRYSDEWHRIHLINPRDLVPESNMPAYPWLEKTPANAASIQAHMKGLRTLGAPYSNEEIARAPGELKDKTELDAVVAYLQVLGTHRK; encoded by the coding sequence ATGGCTGAAAACCCAAAAACAGGCGGTTTGTCACACGAAAAGGTCGAGACCAACAACTTCCTGATGATCGTATTGATCCTGGTGGTGCTTCTGGTCGGCGGCATGGTCGAAATCCTGCCTTTGTTCTTTCAGAAGTCCACCACCGAGCCGGTGCCTGGCCTCAAGCCCTACACCGCACTGCAAGTGGCAGGGCGGGATGTGTATCTGCGTGAGGGGTGCTACAACTGTCACTCGCAAATGATCCGACCGTTTCGTGCCGAAACCCTGCGTTACGGTTCCTATTCACTGGCTGGTGAGTTTGTCTATGACCGCCCTTTCCAGTGGGGCTCCAAGCGCACCGGCCCCGATTTGGCCCGCGTGGGTGGCCGCTACAGCGACGAGTGGCACCGCATCCACCTGATCAACCCGCGTGATTTGGTGCCCGAGTCCAACATGCCCGCTTACCCCTGGCTGGAAAAAACACCCGCCAACGCGGCCTCCATCCAAGCGCACATGAAAGGCTTGCGCACTTTGGGCGCTCCTTACAGCAATGAAGAAATCGCCAGGGCACCTGGCGAGCTGAAAGACAAGACCGAGCTGGATGCTGTAGTCGCCTACCTCCAGGTGCTGGGCACCCATCGCAAATAA
- a CDS encoding nitrogen fixation protein FixH: MNKAMKPASTEQAWWRFGLVWMVLAGPAVVVVAGFITFYIALANPDPVLQVTPRTAVQERQGITHAPAMQGRNHAATGELPGATQMHPITGSGRPVDCAQVNGLGEVCSEKSGR, encoded by the coding sequence ATGAACAAAGCCATGAAACCTGCTTCGACAGAACAAGCCTGGTGGCGCTTTGGTTTGGTGTGGATGGTGCTGGCCGGTCCTGCTGTAGTGGTGGTGGCGGGTTTCATCACGTTCTACATTGCCTTGGCCAACCCTGACCCTGTGCTGCAAGTGACGCCGCGCACCGCCGTGCAAGAGAGACAGGGCATCACCCATGCGCCAGCCATGCAGGGGCGAAACCATGCCGCTACCGGCGAGTTGCCCGGCGCAACCCAGATGCACCCCATCACGGGCAGTGGTCGGCCGGTCGATTGTGCGCAGGTGAATGGGCTGGGTGAGGTGTGTTCGGAGAAGTCAGGACGTTGA
- a CDS encoding DUF904 domain-containing protein, whose product MAHSNTIDQIAERVDHLLLRHEELQRTNALLTQQVQSLTSERDQLKSRLSAARARVDALIERLPASATTSPQAST is encoded by the coding sequence ATGGCCCACTCCAACACCATCGATCAAATTGCCGAACGCGTGGATCACCTGTTGCTGCGTCACGAAGAGCTTCAGAGAACCAATGCTTTGTTGACTCAGCAAGTGCAGTCCCTGACTTCAGAGCGCGATCAACTCAAATCCCGCTTGTCGGCGGCCAGGGCCCGGGTCGACGCCCTGATCGAACGCCTGCCTGCCTCTGCCACCACCTCGCCACAGGCCTCCACATGA
- a CDS encoding cbb3-type cytochrome c oxidase subunit 3 has product MDINTLRSIVTLLAFAAFIGIVVWAWSRRNQASFDEAANLPFSQDD; this is encoded by the coding sequence ATGGACATCAACACATTGCGCTCCATCGTGACCTTGCTCGCCTTTGCCGCCTTCATCGGCATCGTGGTGTGGGCCTGGTCTCGGCGAAATCAGGCCAGCTTCGACGAAGCGGCGAACTTGCCCTTCAGTCAGGACGATTGA
- the ccoG gene encoding cytochrome c oxidase accessory protein CcoG produces the protein MSTPQQQPPHPVIPITPVPAEGEGEMVSLYQAHQKVYPRSVQGVFAQWRWFMVAITQLVFYGLPWVEWGQRQAVLFDLGARRFYIFGLVLYPQDFIYLTGLLVISALSLFLFTAVAGRLWCGFACPQTVYSEIFIWIERQFEGDRSSRLRLDAAPPSLNKFARKTGKQLAWIVLSLWTGFSFVGYFTPIRELTASILSLGFGPWEVFWILFYSLATYGNAGFMREQVCKYMCPYARFQSAMFDKDTLIVTYDEARGEPRGARSKKADPQALGLGACVDCTLCVQVCPTGIDIRRGLQYECIGCGACADVCDTVMDKVGYARGLVKFSTQNALDNGWTRAQTLRRIFRPRVLIYTAVLSTIILGVGVSLWLRTPFKVDIERDRATLARIVAGGQIENVYRLQIMNAAEQVLTFKLQAHGLPGLRLAGESEVQVAATESRWVSVQLQVPYDAVTAGSHPIDFKIDAADPSGRSLGQLTEKTIFLMPR, from the coding sequence ATGTCGACTCCGCAACAGCAGCCCCCCCATCCAGTGATTCCGATCACCCCTGTGCCCGCCGAGGGCGAAGGGGAGATGGTGTCACTTTACCAAGCGCACCAGAAAGTCTATCCACGCAGTGTGCAGGGCGTGTTTGCCCAATGGCGTTGGTTCATGGTAGCCATCACGCAACTGGTCTTTTATGGCCTGCCATGGGTCGAATGGGGGCAGCGCCAGGCGGTGTTGTTTGATTTGGGTGCGCGGCGTTTTTATATTTTCGGTCTGGTGCTGTACCCGCAAGACTTCATTTACCTGACGGGTTTGCTGGTCATCTCGGCCTTATCCCTTTTTTTGTTCACGGCGGTGGCGGGGCGGTTGTGGTGTGGTTTTGCTTGCCCTCAAACGGTTTACAGTGAAATTTTCATCTGGATCGAGCGCCAATTTGAGGGTGACCGATCGTCCCGTTTGCGGCTGGATGCCGCCCCCCCGAGCCTGAACAAGTTCGCACGCAAAACCGGCAAGCAATTGGCCTGGATCGTGCTTTCTCTGTGGACGGGTTTCAGCTTTGTGGGCTACTTCACCCCCATCCGCGAGCTGACGGCGTCGATCCTGTCACTCGGTTTTGGCCCGTGGGAGGTGTTCTGGATCCTGTTCTACAGCTTGGCTACTTATGGCAACGCGGGTTTCATGCGCGAGCAGGTGTGCAAATACATGTGTCCCTATGCGCGCTTTCAAAGCGCCATGTTCGACAAGGACACGCTGATCGTCACCTACGACGAGGCGCGAGGAGAGCCCAGAGGTGCCCGCTCCAAAAAAGCTGACCCCCAAGCCTTGGGTCTTGGGGCTTGCGTGGACTGCACCTTGTGCGTACAGGTCTGCCCCACGGGCATCGACATCCGCCGGGGCCTGCAATACGAGTGCATTGGTTGCGGGGCCTGCGCCGATGTGTGCGATACGGTGATGGACAAGGTCGGTTATGCGCGGGGGCTGGTCAAGTTCTCAACGCAAAATGCCTTAGACAATGGCTGGACAAGGGCTCAAACCTTGCGACGAATTTTCCGACCCCGTGTGCTGATCTACACCGCAGTGCTGTCGACCATCATTTTGGGTGTCGGTGTCTCTTTGTGGCTGCGCACGCCTTTCAAGGTGGACATTGAGCGTGACCGAGCCACTTTGGCCCGCATCGTGGCGGGTGGCCAGATTGAAAACGTGTACCGACTGCAAATCATGAACGCAGCTGAACAAGTTTTGACATTCAAGTTGCAGGCACATGGCTTACCCGGCCTGCGACTGGCGGGAGAGTCCGAGGTGCAGGTGGCTGCCACCGAGTCGCGTTGGGTATCCGTGCAGTTGCAGGTGCCGTACGATGCTGTCACCGCAGGCTCGCACCCGATCGATTTCAAAATCGATGCTGCCGATCCTTCGGGTCGGTCCTTGGGGCAGTTGACAGAAAAAACCATATTCCTGATGCCCCGTTGA
- a CDS encoding sulfite exporter TauE/SafE family protein: MQSSLAITALMMGLLGGPHCVAMCGAACAGLGQVAGERRGQALLAFHLGRLGGYSLLGALTAASVQGLGWLTTQSAAIRPVWTLLHVAALVLGLLLMVQARQPLWLDEGARSLWTRVRRFNTRWGRAAPWMVGGLWALMPCGLLYSALMVAALTSQPLAGAGTMALFALGSSLSLWAGPWLFLRLQSVGDGSWGMRVAGLALAAVSGWALWRGLVHDQAPWCITPLSNSVV; this comes from the coding sequence ATGCAAAGCTCTTTGGCCATCACGGCCTTGATGATGGGGCTGCTGGGCGGCCCACACTGCGTGGCCATGTGTGGAGCAGCCTGTGCGGGCCTGGGCCAGGTGGCCGGTGAGCGCCGGGGTCAGGCGTTGCTGGCCTTCCACCTGGGACGCTTGGGCGGCTACTCGTTGTTGGGTGCTTTAACTGCCGCCAGCGTCCAGGGTTTGGGTTGGTTGACGACGCAGTCAGCGGCCATTCGACCCGTCTGGACACTGTTGCATGTGGCTGCCCTGGTGCTGGGCTTGTTGCTGATGGTGCAGGCTCGTCAGCCGCTTTGGCTAGACGAGGGGGCACGCAGCCTGTGGACCCGTGTGCGCCGTTTCAATACCCGTTGGGGCCGCGCGGCTCCCTGGATGGTGGGCGGTTTGTGGGCCTTGATGCCTTGTGGTCTGTTGTATTCTGCTTTGATGGTGGCGGCATTGACCAGTCAGCCCTTGGCAGGTGCAGGCACCATGGCCTTATTTGCGCTGGGCAGCAGCCTCAGTTTGTGGGCGGGTCCGTGGTTGTTTTTGCGCTTACAGTCGGTGGGCGATGGCTCCTGGGGCATGCGTGTCGCAGGCCTGGCCCTGGCGGCCGTATCGGGCTGGGCTTTGTGGAGGGGTCTGGTGCATGATCAGGCCCCATGGTGCATCACGCCCCTGTCAAATTCTGTGGTCTGA
- a CDS encoding TonB-dependent siderophore receptor: MKNRSIRAAVAVTFLSVLHVILASSANAQVSDVNPVVITASRMPQSLSDVLADVSIIDRETLQNAGLQSLGDVLASLSGVQLVTNGSYRSSTSVSLRGASASQAILLVNGVRVGSATLGSFSLENLPLGRIERVEVLRGAAAALYGPDAVGGVIQIFTREPVDGLQRSVTAGLGSDGQGQLGVSLSGRSGAWGYSLGASRERADGINVKTQNASGFNKDKDGYVFTSVDGSLQWKLSELHELNLNLLHSQGEYDFDGAPSPTPVGTNAGNLRAVNVPSMRQLSLDWAAKWTPSWSSILKIGQSKDLSPSRYLLESDNTLAGESRFNTHRQQFSWQNNLRIGNDSLSLIAEHRLDEVDSSTAYTVRERTMRGFVASYSKRADGWDALLTARHDQNSQFGNFNTWSVSGGYKLNSDWRLVGNVGTTFQAPSFNQLYFPGFGNTALKPQEGKSHEIGIRYSAGSQRAGMVIYQNDVQGFINTATNVQSSLAVLEGATFNWERSWSDTRLSTSYDYADPRLKPTNARVSRVARNMVRAQVNHRVGPWTPFAELRLSGDRFDSASNLTLPGYGVFNLGSSYRWDKNWRIVGRLNNLGDKTYSLANGFTTPGRNLFVSLQWTD, translated from the coding sequence ATGAAAAATCGTTCCATTCGAGCGGCCGTTGCCGTGACTTTTTTATCTGTCCTTCATGTCATTTTGGCGTCCTCCGCAAACGCACAAGTTTCCGATGTAAATCCTGTGGTGATCACTGCCAGTCGAATGCCCCAATCCTTGTCCGACGTTCTGGCGGATGTCTCGATCATCGACCGCGAGACACTACAAAACGCTGGACTTCAATCTTTAGGTGACGTGTTGGCAAGTTTGTCTGGGGTTCAACTCGTAACCAATGGTAGTTATCGTTCTTCTACCAGTGTGTCGCTTAGAGGTGCCTCTGCTTCGCAAGCCATTTTGTTGGTCAACGGTGTCCGGGTGGGTTCGGCCACCTTGGGTTCATTTTCACTTGAAAACTTGCCACTAGGGCGCATCGAGCGAGTGGAAGTGCTGCGTGGGGCTGCAGCCGCTCTGTACGGACCTGATGCCGTTGGCGGAGTCATTCAAATTTTTACTCGTGAACCTGTAGACGGATTACAAAGGTCCGTAACGGCTGGTTTGGGTAGCGACGGGCAAGGCCAGCTTGGCGTCAGCCTTTCAGGTCGCAGCGGAGCCTGGGGCTACAGTCTGGGTGCATCGCGTGAACGTGCTGACGGCATCAATGTGAAAACACAAAACGCTTCAGGATTCAACAAAGACAAAGATGGTTACGTCTTTACCAGTGTGGACGGTAGCCTTCAGTGGAAACTCAGCGAATTGCACGAGCTAAATTTAAACCTATTGCACAGTCAAGGCGAGTACGACTTTGACGGGGCACCATCCCCCACGCCTGTTGGCACCAATGCAGGCAATCTCCGGGCTGTAAATGTCCCTTCCATGCGCCAGTTATCCTTGGATTGGGCCGCAAAATGGACACCATCCTGGTCATCCATCCTGAAAATAGGTCAATCCAAAGATCTTTCACCCAGCCGTTATTTGCTGGAATCCGATAACACTTTAGCTGGGGAAAGCCGTTTCAACACCCACCGACAGCAGTTCTCATGGCAAAACAACTTACGGATCGGCAATGACAGTCTTTCTCTGATAGCTGAACATCGCCTTGACGAAGTGGACAGCTCTACCGCCTACACAGTTCGTGAACGTACGATGCGTGGTTTTGTAGCGTCCTACTCCAAACGTGCCGATGGATGGGACGCATTGCTAACAGCACGCCATGACCAAAACTCACAATTCGGTAATTTCAATACTTGGTCAGTTTCCGGCGGATACAAGCTCAACAGCGATTGGCGGTTGGTCGGCAATGTCGGCACTACGTTTCAGGCGCCTTCATTCAACCAGTTGTATTTCCCCGGATTTGGTAACACTGCGCTTAAACCGCAGGAAGGCAAGTCTCATGAAATCGGAATTCGATACAGCGCTGGATCTCAACGAGCCGGCATGGTTATTTACCAGAACGACGTCCAAGGTTTCATCAACACTGCGACCAATGTTCAATCTAGCCTGGCAGTCTTGGAAGGTGCAACGTTCAACTGGGAACGGTCGTGGTCGGACACCCGCCTGTCAACCTCTTACGACTACGCCGATCCGCGTTTAAAACCGACCAATGCACGGGTATCCAGGGTAGCGCGCAACATGGTTCGAGCCCAAGTGAATCATCGCGTTGGCCCTTGGACACCTTTTGCAGAATTAAGACTTTCTGGTGATCGTTTTGACTCAGCGAGCAACTTGACTTTACCTGGGTATGGCGTCTTTAACCTGGGCTCCAGTTACCGGTGGGATAAAAATTGGCGGATCGTTGGGCGTTTAAACAATTTAGGTGACAAAACTTATTCACTGGCTAACGGCTTCACGACGCCAGGACGAAATTTGTTTGTCTCACTGCAATGGACCGATTGA
- the ccoP gene encoding cytochrome-c oxidase, cbb3-type subunit III — protein MSDFISNFWHWYVAGLTLVSIIACLLLLWFSGKARAMTANDHTTGHVWDGDLREMNNPLPRWWVGLFVITILFGLIYLAMYPGAGSLAGKFGWSSASQYETEVAKGNAEVAPLYAKFQGMPPEDVSKDPQALVIGDRLFMNNCAQCHGSDARGSKGFPNLADADWLYGGTPDAIKTSLVQGRAGNMPPMAAAVGTPEDVRNLAHYVLSLSKSPHDSVRAALGKSKYGTCAACHGMDAKGNHAMGAPNLTDDIWLHGWGESAIVSIINNGKVNQMPAQGDKLTAAQIHVLASYVWGLSNRAVVSAAK, from the coding sequence ATGAGTGACTTCATCAGCAATTTCTGGCACTGGTACGTGGCAGGCCTGACGCTGGTCAGCATCATCGCCTGCCTGCTTTTGCTCTGGTTCAGCGGCAAGGCCAGGGCTATGACCGCCAACGACCACACCACCGGCCATGTCTGGGACGGTGATCTGCGGGAAATGAACAACCCGCTGCCCCGCTGGTGGGTAGGATTGTTCGTCATCACCATCCTTTTTGGCTTGATTTACCTGGCGATGTACCCGGGTGCCGGCAGCCTGGCAGGAAAGTTTGGCTGGTCCTCGGCGAGTCAGTACGAAACCGAAGTGGCCAAAGGCAACGCCGAAGTGGCCCCTTTGTATGCCAAGTTTCAGGGTATGCCGCCGGAAGACGTGTCCAAAGATCCTCAGGCTTTGGTCATTGGTGATCGCTTGTTCATGAACAACTGTGCACAGTGCCATGGCTCTGACGCGCGCGGCAGCAAAGGTTTTCCCAACCTGGCCGACGCCGATTGGCTCTATGGCGGCACACCCGACGCGATCAAAACCAGTTTGGTGCAAGGGCGTGCGGGCAATATGCCCCCCATGGCTGCAGCGGTTGGCACGCCTGAAGATGTGCGCAACTTAGCGCACTATGTGTTGAGCTTGTCCAAGAGCCCGCACGACTCTGTGCGTGCTGCCCTTGGTAAATCGAAGTACGGCACCTGCGCTGCCTGTCACGGCATGGATGCCAAGGGCAACCATGCGATGGGTGCCCCCAACCTGACCGACGACATTTGGTTGCACGGCTGGGGGGAGAGTGCCATTGTCAGCATCATCAACAATGGCAAGGTTAACCAGATGCCCGCGCAAGGCGACAAGCTGACTGCAGCGCAAATCCACGTGCTCGCTTCCTATGTCTGGGGTCTGTCCAACAGGGCAGTGGTCAGCGCAGCCAAGTGA
- a CDS encoding cell division protein ZapA has protein sequence MSNKQLDVQIMGQSYILGCPVGGEEGLLSAVRKVDAAMCKIRDAGKIKARDRIAVLAALNLAFEQLDTPPDTAGSASSAPAPGNDLSPDSQARLQGLLERLDRVIKQDGQLL, from the coding sequence ATGAGCAACAAACAATTGGATGTCCAGATCATGGGCCAAAGCTACATCCTGGGTTGCCCCGTGGGGGGCGAGGAAGGGTTGCTGTCTGCGGTACGCAAAGTCGATGCGGCGATGTGCAAAATTCGTGATGCCGGAAAAATCAAGGCGCGCGATCGCATTGCGGTTCTGGCTGCCCTGAACCTGGCTTTCGAACAACTGGATACCCCCCCTGACACTGCAGGCAGTGCCAGCTCTGCTCCTGCTCCCGGCAATGATCTCTCGCCGGACTCGCAGGCACGTTTGCAAGGACTGCTTGAGCGCCTGGACCGGGTCATCAAGCAGGATGGCCAACTGCTTTGA
- the ccoS gene encoding cbb3-type cytochrome oxidase assembly protein CcoS codes for MDILFLLIPLSVILVFCILGGLWWAIYRGQFEDIEAEGERILRDD; via the coding sequence ATGGACATCCTTTTCCTGTTGATTCCCTTGTCGGTCATTTTGGTGTTTTGCATCTTGGGGGGGCTGTGGTGGGCGATCTACAGAGGGCAATTTGAAGATATTGAGGCCGAGGGTGAGCGAATTCTGCGTGACGATTGA